From Hydrogenobacter sp., the proteins below share one genomic window:
- the csm5 gene encoding type III-A CRISPR-associated RAMP protein Csm5: MKEFYKKVKVELEVLTPVHIGSGERLSNLEYIQEGRRLKVYPFDYLINLIISEPPSRRDNLLLIIKSGIKNLNTLFREYQLSYKPKYEIPFEGSLLTSQVELFIKNPSGPYIPGSELKGAIRTAFLGTLLMQKEELYADLQNALKKTLDEQNKREIEKKLKKDMDEKVEGFLRPKGSEGDVRRDLLKLLLIQDVQMSYQDLVCIEVSMVGSKRTIYPCEALKPGTKAEFDIVRLTDMLKVVEKATKKPPYENLLKDLREAVNNFYSLVIEQEIEYFKKEGIRETVKAFEEIKQRANEGMLLRIGKHQGYISTTIMAVFRKKDRELFERVFELSAPQVREEKPKTRRITFDGKPMGWVLLKFAV; this comes from the coding sequence ATGAAGGAGTTTTATAAGAAGGTAAAAGTGGAGCTTGAGGTTCTGACACCTGTACATATAGGAAGCGGTGAGAGGCTTTCAAACCTTGAATATATACAAGAAGGAAGAAGGCTAAAGGTGTATCCCTTTGATTACCTTATAAACCTGATAATTAGCGAGCCACCCTCAAGGAGAGATAATCTACTTTTGATTATAAAAAGCGGGATAAAAAACCTAAACACACTATTTAGAGAATATCAACTTTCTTACAAGCCAAAGTATGAAATACCTTTTGAAGGTTCTCTTTTAACTTCTCAAGTAGAACTTTTTATAAAAAACCCTTCTGGACCGTACATCCCGGGCAGTGAGCTAAAGGGTGCAATAAGAACAGCATTTCTTGGCACTTTGCTGATGCAGAAAGAAGAACTTTATGCGGATTTACAAAACGCTTTGAAGAAAACACTGGATGAACAAAACAAACGTGAAATAGAGAAAAAATTGAAGAAGGATATGGACGAAAAGGTGGAAGGCTTTTTAAGACCAAAGGGTTCAGAAGGCGATGTAAGACGTGACCTTTTAAAGCTTTTACTCATACAGGATGTTCAGATGTCATATCAAGACTTGGTCTGCATAGAAGTTTCAATGGTAGGTTCTAAAAGAACCATCTATCCCTGTGAAGCCCTAAAGCCAGGTACCAAAGCGGAGTTTGATATTGTTAGGCTAACAGACATGCTAAAAGTTGTAGAAAAAGCTACTAAAAAACCACCATACGAGAACCTCCTGAAGGATTTAAGGGAGGCTGTAAATAACTTTTACTCTCTGGTGATAGAGCAGGAAATAGAATACTTCAAGAAAGAGGGCATACGCGAAACTGTGAAGGCTTTTGAGGAAATAAAACAAAGAGCAAACGAAGGCATGCTTTTAAGAATAGGAAAGCATCAGGGATACATAAGCACCACCATAATGGCGGTCTTCAGGAAAAAGGACCGTGAGCTTTTTGAGAGGGTTTTTGAGCTGTCCGCTCCGCAGGTAAGAGAAGAAAAGCCAAAGACCAGAAGGATAACCTTTGATGGCAAGCCGATGGGCTGGGTATTGCTAAAATTTGCTGTATAA
- the csm4 gene encoding type III-A CRISPR-associated RAMP protein Csm4, with product MLLRINFKPVSCFSSFPKAHTFFGAFCHGLKMLFGEQALLEFLRAYEKEPPLLFSTTLPYREGRLFLPKPQLSHGNYEPNSVEEYKKFKRIKKMGYVSEEVFKEVLEGRLKTYKDLLEKKAEGVKPYEDFLMPHASINRITSTTEGGEFFTERVYTLSSFACLVRVKDSFRQMAKGWGVEDMGLFLQRAFELVGLGGNRSCGMGWSKVKVEEEKEEWIKNYIEKGGSKFITLSETFYDRAFILEKSLYDLEVLKPAVEKGYADSLPVVWKRKLLMLKAGSVLRVEKKDFYGSLKKVVEYGDARIYHYGFAFPVYMEEGS from the coding sequence ATGCTTCTAAGAATAAATTTTAAACCGGTTTCCTGTTTTTCTTCCTTTCCGAAAGCTCATACCTTCTTTGGTGCCTTCTGCCATGGTCTTAAAATGCTCTTTGGCGAGCAGGCACTTTTAGAGTTCCTGAGGGCTTATGAAAAGGAGCCTCCTCTTCTTTTTTCTACCACACTGCCCTACAGGGAAGGCAGGCTTTTTCTTCCAAAGCCTCAGCTCAGCCACGGAAACTATGAGCCAAATAGTGTGGAAGAATACAAGAAGTTCAAGAGGATAAAGAAGATGGGCTATGTATCGGAGGAGGTGTTCAAGGAGGTGCTTGAGGGCAGGTTAAAGACCTACAAGGACCTTCTTGAAAAGAAGGCGGAAGGTGTAAAGCCTTATGAAGACTTCCTTATGCCTCATGCCAGCATAAACAGAATTACCAGCACTACAGAGGGTGGTGAGTTTTTCACCGAGAGGGTATATACCCTTTCCTCCTTTGCCTGTCTTGTAAGGGTAAAGGACAGCTTCAGGCAGATGGCTAAAGGCTGGGGCGTGGAAGATATGGGGCTTTTTCTTCAGAGGGCTTTTGAGCTGGTAGGTCTTGGTGGAAACAGGAGCTGTGGCATGGGCTGGAGCAAAGTAAAAGTGGAAGAAGAAAAAGAAGAGTGGATAAAGAATTATATAGAAAAAGGTGGAAGCAAGTTTATAACCCTTTCGGAGACCTTTTATGACAGGGCTTTTATATTAGAAAAGAGTCTTTATGACCTTGAGGTTTTAAAGCCTGCGGTGGAAAAGGGCTATGCGGACAGCCTGCCGGTGGTATGGAAAAGAAAGCTTCTTATGTTAAAGGCAGGCTCAGTCCTCAGGGTGGAAAAAAAGGACTTTTACGGCTCTTTGAAGAAGGTAGTAGAATATGGAGACGCACGCATATACCACTACGGGTTTGCCTTTCCTGTTTATATGGAGGAAGGCTCATGA
- the csm3 gene encoding type III-A CRISPR-associated RAMP protein Csm3 produces the protein MFSFKGQLIVEYKLKVLTGMRIGGSKESFDIGGLDNPVIKTVISILDFYGEAKELPAGVPYIPGSSLKGKIRSLLEWANGNVESMIERAINDEKTEGKSKEEKIVEMAGKPSTCGKCDICVLFGTGDVETIKKLKLEEQPGPPRLIFYDAYPTEETLKNLEEELGPHIYTEIKTENHINRITSKAEPRKVERVPAGAVFEGKVVFRFFKDEDRQKLSLLFNGMKLLEDNFLGGYGSRGSGRVKFENIRLTFRSKDYYLGKGEEKSIGAVKSLEELDIQGLADRL, from the coding sequence ATGTTTAGCTTTAAAGGACAGCTGATAGTAGAGTATAAACTCAAAGTGCTTACTGGTATGAGAATAGGAGGTTCAAAAGAAAGCTTTGATATAGGTGGTCTTGACAACCCGGTCATAAAGACGGTTATAAGCATTCTTGATTTTTATGGAGAGGCTAAAGAACTTCCTGCGGGTGTGCCATACATACCCGGTTCTTCTCTGAAGGGCAAAATAAGAAGTCTTCTTGAGTGGGCTAATGGAAATGTGGAAAGTATGATAGAAAGAGCAATTAACGATGAAAAAACAGAAGGAAAATCGAAAGAAGAAAAAATTGTGGAAATGGCGGGGAAACCCTCTACCTGTGGCAAGTGTGATATATGCGTGCTTTTTGGCACGGGTGATGTGGAAACTATAAAAAAATTAAAGCTTGAAGAACAGCCCGGACCTCCAAGGCTCATTTTCTACGATGCATACCCGACAGAAGAAACCCTGAAAAACCTTGAGGAGGAACTGGGACCGCATATATACACGGAGATAAAGACAGAGAACCACATAAACAGGATAACTTCTAAGGCAGAGCCAAGAAAGGTGGAAAGAGTGCCTGCTGGAGCGGTTTTTGAAGGAAAGGTGGTCTTCAGGTTTTTCAAAGATGAGGACAGGCAAAAGCTTAGCCTTCTCTTCAATGGTATGAAGCTCTTGGAGGATAACTTCCTTGGAGGCTATGGTTCAAGAGGTTCTGGCAGGGTAAAGTTTGAAAACATAAGGCTTACCTTCAGAAGCAAAGACTACTATCTGGGTAAGGGAGAAGAAAAGTCTATTGGAGCGGTCAAAAGCCTTGAGGAGCTGGACATACAGGGGCTGGCAGACAGGTTATAG
- the csm2 gene encoding type III-A CRISPR-associated protein Csm2: MNGRHQQQGRPQQGQQGKRDDEYPFTNELISKLKTEHITNIKGRNIFHPDGYAKNIVEELELKGVQLRRFYMELKNIQEIMKSYEKDKSKEDGDVDSGNKKDVDIDYVKYRLYKLYAIINYQAKRKVIKPEFAELLTVILDNIERQNFDKTAVDRAVDLLMAMVAYSKEDDKDKGG; this comes from the coding sequence ATGAATGGAAGGCATCAACAACAGGGGAGACCACAGCAGGGACAACAAGGAAAAAGAGATGATGAATACCCTTTCACAAATGAGCTTATAAGTAAGCTAAAAACTGAGCATATAACTAACATAAAAGGCAGAAACATATTCCACCCAGACGGATATGCAAAGAATATAGTAGAAGAGCTTGAACTTAAGGGTGTCCAGTTAAGAAGGTTTTACATGGAGTTGAAAAACATACAGGAAATAATGAAAAGTTACGAAAAGGACAAAAGTAAGGAAGATGGAGATGTAGATAGCGGAAATAAGAAAGATGTAGATATAGATTATGTAAAATACAGGCTTTATAAGCTCTATGCGATTATAAATTATCAAGCTAAAAGGAAGGTTATAAAGCCTGAGTTTGCAGAACTACTTACGGTAATATTAGACAACATAGAAAGACAGAATTTTGACAAGACAGCAGTTGATAGAGCAGTGGACCTTCTTATGGCTATGGTAGCGTACTCTAAAGAAGATGATAAAGATAAAGGAGGTTAA
- the cas10 gene encoding type III-A CRISPR-associated protein Cas10/Csm1, whose product MVKDRLLLAIGGLLHDVGKLLDRAGESADKQDLKYAHAVLSRSFVEGHIRGKISDEDYKKVLSCVEHHENWKSLEQYIYKIADIYSSKERSKGEEEKLTREQKRLRPIFRKLKISNKEWLDKEAYTYYTLKPLSLQEDTIFPKVLEEFKKPEGDYATLLNAFKKEFGKIDFSNLEKAFLRLYHLCYEYLWCVPASTYDTEKRENHYPDISLFDHSRVVSAIACSLWTEYNKGYLEKLKDWQKAGENCKLVLVEGDINGIQRFLFDLANKKGVAKRLRGRSFFLTVLPHLVARKFLWELGYPLCNLLYVGGGKFQLLLGYEEGIENRLKALKEKMERSLVKEFGGKLGLTLTYRDFALKKLENYQELIKEFYKSIEEDKRKKFLSVFESFEELTKEPVNGYVVCPSCGWEVVKEEEINEEEAKFCKWCNIFFEIGGFLPKAEYIVFDNSPKNSVGFYLEDIGGVYLNVEKGKEVYAINRVPQDFSNSDGFIFFANYVPLQGNNVIDFEELAQCSEGDKKLAFVRGDVDNLGFIFMKGFKEEYTISRVATFSRQLDLFFSGYLNELLKDSKIYVLYAGGDDFFLIGPWNEVLDKTVVLYEKFYEYTIYNPDFNISTGIYMAREDFPVRFAGELAGGEEAKVKEAKIINKNKDISVLGELLDIQELKEGINTGKKLAEYIESKAVGRATLYKIYMLTKAYRDKDGINPRFYPMFYYLLYRNVKLEKEELEEFIKLFVDPEKDYQLRSHIPFSIKYAIMKTREVSEGGEKASNKEIEEVKR is encoded by the coding sequence GTGGTAAAAGACAGGCTTCTTCTGGCAATAGGAGGGCTTTTACACGATGTGGGAAAGCTCTTAGACAGAGCTGGAGAAAGTGCGGATAAGCAAGACCTTAAATATGCCCATGCGGTGCTTTCAAGGAGTTTTGTAGAGGGGCATATAAGGGGAAAAATTTCAGACGAAGATTACAAAAAAGTCCTTTCCTGCGTGGAACATCATGAAAACTGGAAAAGCCTTGAGCAGTATATATACAAGATAGCGGACATATATTCAAGCAAGGAAAGAAGCAAGGGTGAAGAGGAAAAACTAACAAGAGAACAAAAAAGGTTAAGACCCATATTTAGAAAGTTAAAAATAAGTAATAAAGAATGGTTAGATAAAGAAGCCTACACCTACTATACTCTTAAGCCTCTTAGTTTGCAAGAGGATACTATTTTCCCAAAGGTTCTTGAAGAATTTAAAAAGCCAGAAGGCGACTATGCAACTCTACTTAATGCCTTTAAAAAAGAGTTTGGCAAAATTGATTTTTCAAATCTTGAAAAAGCCTTTTTGAGGCTTTATCATCTGTGCTACGAATACCTCTGGTGCGTGCCAGCCTCTACTTATGACACAGAAAAAAGAGAAAATCACTATCCAGACATTTCCCTTTTTGACCACTCAAGAGTGGTTTCAGCCATTGCCTGTAGTCTTTGGACAGAATATAACAAAGGGTATTTAGAAAAGCTAAAAGACTGGCAAAAGGCGGGTGAAAACTGTAAACTTGTCTTGGTAGAAGGGGACATAAACGGCATTCAAAGGTTTCTTTTTGACCTTGCCAACAAGAAGGGTGTGGCAAAAAGGCTAAGAGGTAGAAGCTTTTTCCTCACAGTCCTTCCTCATCTGGTGGCAAGGAAATTTTTGTGGGAGTTGGGCTATCCTCTTTGCAACCTGCTTTATGTGGGTGGTGGCAAGTTCCAGCTTCTTTTAGGCTATGAAGAGGGTATAGAAAATAGACTCAAGGCTCTTAAGGAGAAGATGGAAAGGAGCCTTGTAAAAGAGTTTGGTGGAAAGCTGGGGCTTACTCTTACTTACCGTGATTTTGCCCTAAAAAAGCTTGAAAACTACCAGGAGCTTATAAAAGAATTCTATAAGTCTATAGAAGAGGACAAAAGAAAAAAGTTTCTAAGCGTTTTTGAAAGCTTTGAAGAGCTTACCAAAGAACCTGTAAATGGTTATGTGGTTTGTCCTTCCTGTGGTTGGGAAGTGGTAAAGGAAGAGGAGATAAACGAAGAAGAAGCAAAGTTCTGTAAGTGGTGTAATATCTTCTTTGAGATAGGAGGCTTTTTGCCAAAAGCTGAATATATAGTTTTTGATAATTCACCAAAGAATAGCGTGGGTTTTTATCTGGAGGATATAGGCGGTGTTTATCTGAATGTAGAAAAAGGTAAGGAAGTATATGCTATAAACAGAGTGCCTCAAGACTTTTCTAACTCAGATGGTTTTATCTTCTTTGCCAATTATGTGCCTCTACAAGGTAATAATGTTATAGACTTTGAAGAACTGGCACAATGCTCTGAAGGAGATAAAAAGCTTGCCTTTGTAAGGGGAGATGTGGATAATCTGGGCTTTATCTTCATGAAAGGCTTTAAAGAGGAATACACCATATCAAGAGTGGCAACCTTTAGCAGACAGCTTGACCTTTTCTTTTCTGGCTATTTAAACGAGCTTTTGAAAGATTCAAAAATATACGTACTGTATGCAGGCGGAGATGACTTTTTCCTCATAGGTCCATGGAACGAAGTCCTTGACAAGACAGTGGTGCTATACGAGAAGTTTTATGAATACACCATCTATAACCCGGACTTTAACATATCCACCGGCATATACATGGCAAGGGAGGACTTTCCTGTAAGGTTTGCCGGTGAGCTGGCAGGAGGTGAAGAAGCAAAGGTAAAGGAAGCCAAAATAATAAATAAAAACAAAGACATATCTGTATTGGGCGAGCTTTTAGATATACAGGAGTTAAAAGAAGGCATAAATACAGGGAAGAAGCTTGCTGAGTATATAGAAAGTAAGGCAGTAGGCAGAGCCACTCTATACAAGATTTACATGCTTACAAAAGCCTACAGGGATAAAGATGGCATAAACCCACGCTTTTATCCAATGTTTTATTACTTGCTTTATAGAAATGTGAAGTTAGAAAAGGAAGAATTGGAAGAGTTTATAAAGCTTTTCGTAGACCCAGAGAAGGACTATCAACTAAGAAGCCATATACCTTTTAGCATAAAGTATGCCATAATGAAAACAAGAGAGGTGTCAGAAGGTGGAGAAAAAGCCAGTAATAAAGAAATAGAGGAGGTTAAACGATGA
- a CDS encoding MBL fold metallo-hydrolase: protein MRVILITLLIICVSFSAEYSTHVKQTLQEIEGGIYGVFGVYEQVSKENRGFISNAYFVVTKDGVIVFDALSTYKLGRELLETIKSLTDKPVKYLVISHYHTDHFYGAKAFKETGAIIVAHSWSYEYLSSEESQNMLTARRNILGEELDGTELVSPDITTSSSLTIHMGGENFEVYHWCKAHTNGDIVMYIPSKKILIAGDLVFGGRIPFLGSGNSKTWIDCLDDIMRIKPEILLPGHGPYLRGEEEIRKQVTWTKRYIQDIRYVVKKLYEEGLDVEEVKKRANEELLRINPEYAQIGAFFSVNPVNAYYVYFEIEREFLELTK, encoded by the coding sequence ATGCGTGTAATACTTATAACGCTCCTTATTATCTGTGTAAGCTTTTCTGCAGAATACTCCACCCATGTGAAACAGACTCTGCAGGAAATAGAAGGCGGAATTTACGGTGTTTTTGGCGTTTACGAACAGGTAAGCAAAGAAAACAGAGGCTTTATATCTAACGCTTACTTTGTAGTAACCAAAGACGGAGTGATAGTCTTTGACGCTTTAAGCACCTACAAACTTGGTAGAGAACTTCTTGAAACTATAAAAAGCTTAACGGATAAACCTGTAAAGTATCTGGTTATCTCTCACTATCACACGGATCATTTTTACGGAGCAAAGGCTTTTAAGGAGACGGGAGCTATTATTGTAGCGCATTCCTGGTCTTATGAGTATTTGTCCAGCGAAGAAAGTCAAAACATGCTTACAGCAAGAAGAAATATCCTCGGTGAAGAGCTTGACGGTACGGAGCTTGTGTCACCTGATATAACTACATCCTCTTCACTGACCATTCATATGGGAGGTGAAAACTTTGAGGTTTATCACTGGTGTAAAGCTCACACAAACGGTGACATAGTTATGTACATTCCATCCAAAAAGATACTCATTGCCGGGGATCTCGTCTTTGGAGGAAGGATACCTTTCCTCGGATCAGGTAATTCAAAAACATGGATAGACTGTCTTGATGATATTATGCGGATAAAACCGGAGATACTTCTTCCCGGTCACGGACCTTACCTGCGAGGCGAAGAGGAGATAAGGAAGCAAGTTACGTGGACAAAGCGATACATACAAGACATAAGGTATGTGGTAAAAAAACTTTACGAAGAGGGACTTGATGTAGAGGAAGTGAAAAAGAGGGCAAACGAAGAACTGCTGAGGATCAATCCAGAGTATGCACAGATTGGAGCTTTTTTTAGCGTAAATCCTGTAAATGCTTATTACGTCTACTTTGAGATAGAAAGAGAATTTCTGGAATTGACAAAGTGA
- a CDS encoding DUF302 domain-containing protein encodes MKRLFLLFFIIFPSLSLPADITSLMFRTYTVSGKDFNQVVDELKQRLNEKEDTKVLRLLTISEAIKARGVKDFPNYTVILACDPRGKEDLLVRIPFMSNLVPCSIAVYENPNGSVSMTTINEMPYLMEFSKDLSAQDRRFIKRTYSDLRQVLSSLGKSKAVRTNRKQMSKLMTKLRGVSFETSDTIKGVSFEDTKTLLKASLDGVNMNILGVEDIKRDSPKYSFMLACNLTYGEKILREFPHFGTLAPCRIYIYEKPDGSVGVGYINIQTLIKLYRTHLHKDAVEVFEKADKDIKSAIKEVKGE; translated from the coding sequence ATGAAGAGGCTCTTCCTTCTCTTTTTTATAATTTTCCCTTCACTTTCACTGCCTGCAGATATAACAAGCCTCATGTTTCGCACTTACACAGTCAGCGGAAAGGATTTTAACCAAGTTGTGGATGAGCTAAAACAAAGGCTGAACGAGAAAGAGGATACTAAGGTTTTGCGCCTTCTGACCATATCAGAAGCTATAAAGGCAAGAGGCGTTAAGGACTTTCCCAACTACACGGTTATCCTCGCATGTGATCCAAGAGGAAAGGAAGATCTTTTGGTCAGAATCCCCTTCATGAGTAACCTCGTTCCCTGCTCCATCGCAGTTTATGAAAATCCCAACGGAAGCGTATCTATGACCACAATCAACGAAATGCCCTACCTTATGGAGTTTTCAAAAGATCTATCCGCGCAAGACAGGAGATTCATAAAAAGGACTTACTCCGATCTGAGACAAGTACTTTCTAGCTTAGGAAAGTCAAAAGCTGTTCGTACTAATAGAAAGCAGATGAGTAAGCTGATGACAAAGTTAAGGGGTGTATCTTTTGAAACATCCGACACCATAAAGGGCGTGAGTTTTGAAGACACAAAAACCCTTCTTAAGGCATCCCTTGACGGTGTAAATATGAACATACTGGGTGTAGAAGATATAAAAAGGGATAGTCCCAAATACTCTTTTATGTTAGCGTGTAACCTCACGTATGGGGAAAAGATCCTCAGGGAATTTCCTCACTTTGGAACGCTTGCACCTTGCAGAATATATATATATGAGAAACCTGACGGTAGCGTAGGTGTGGGTTACATAAACATTCAAACTCTTATAAAACTTTACAGAACACACCTCCATAAAGATGCTGTTGAAGTTTTTGAAAAGGCGGATAAAGACATAAAATCAGCTATAAAGGAAGTCAAAGGTGAGTGA
- the soxB gene encoding thiosulfohydrolase SoxB, translating into MQLTRRDFLELAIVTGAYLSVDPVSALARMSAQDLMSFKSLGNVTLVFTTDLHAHLRPLYFSEPVNLVPPKGLEGLPGYVAGKDFLRMYKIKPNTLEAYFASCVNFPELAKKFGKMGGGEHITWIIKSIISERGRDKVLVLDGGDTWVTTAIGLFTDGKALVDWMNHTGYDLMVAHWDFTLGKEKFLQRLKELKAEFISQNVVDADFGDLIFKPYSIREVGGVKLGIIGNSFPFTPIANPREFVEGWSFGIRDEQMQKFVDELRNKHKVDVVILLSHDGLPLDIALAKKVKGIDIIISGHTHDVTPKPYFVGNTMIVIAGSHGKYVGRLDLDIKNGKIRDYRFKLIPVASNLIPADRETKELIDKWYKPYEGRLSEEIGVAEVLIYKRDTFFSTFDRLAGMAIADYYHGVDVVTSPGYRWGTTILPGQKITVDHIYDFTAITYPNVYVMKRTGEQLKAVWEDVADNVFNPDPFYQQGGDMSRLYGVEYEIEIGAKQGQRIKRAWIKGKELDPKKEYLVAVYGGPTPPPETLLPDVKPVPVYDIIIDYVRKKRNIYVDPKPNVKVLDAKYTSPIEGFGKYMLRR; encoded by the coding sequence ATGCAATTGACGAGAAGGGACTTTTTGGAACTTGCCATAGTAACTGGAGCTTACCTAAGTGTGGATCCCGTTTCCGCACTTGCCAGGATGAGCGCACAAGATCTTATGTCCTTCAAAAGTCTCGGTAATGTTACCCTTGTCTTTACCACAGATCTTCATGCTCATTTGAGACCCCTTTACTTTTCTGAACCTGTAAACTTGGTTCCTCCAAAAGGACTTGAGGGGCTTCCTGGATACGTTGCGGGTAAAGACTTCCTTAGGATGTACAAAATAAAACCTAACACTCTTGAAGCTTACTTTGCAAGCTGTGTTAACTTTCCAGAACTCGCCAAAAAATTCGGCAAAATGGGGGGTGGAGAACACATCACCTGGATAATAAAATCTATTATCAGTGAAAGGGGAAGAGACAAAGTACTTGTTCTTGATGGAGGCGACACATGGGTAACAACAGCCATAGGACTCTTTACCGACGGTAAGGCTCTGGTTGACTGGATGAATCACACGGGCTATGACCTTATGGTTGCGCACTGGGATTTCACTCTCGGAAAAGAAAAGTTTTTGCAGAGACTTAAAGAGCTTAAAGCTGAGTTTATATCACAGAACGTGGTAGATGCGGACTTTGGAGACCTCATCTTCAAGCCTTATTCCATAAGAGAGGTAGGTGGCGTAAAGCTCGGCATTATAGGAAACTCTTTTCCCTTCACACCCATAGCAAACCCGAGAGAATTTGTTGAAGGCTGGAGCTTTGGCATAAGAGATGAACAGATGCAGAAGTTCGTGGATGAACTGAGAAACAAACATAAAGTGGATGTGGTGATCCTACTCTCTCATGACGGACTGCCTCTTGACATAGCTCTGGCGAAGAAGGTAAAAGGTATAGATATCATCATCTCAGGACATACGCACGATGTGACGCCAAAACCTTACTTTGTAGGAAATACCATGATAGTCATAGCTGGCTCTCATGGCAAATACGTAGGAAGGCTTGACCTTGATATAAAAAATGGAAAGATAAGAGATTACAGATTCAAACTCATACCTGTTGCCAGCAACTTAATACCTGCGGATAGGGAGACAAAAGAGCTTATAGACAAGTGGTATAAGCCTTATGAAGGGAGGCTCTCAGAAGAAATAGGCGTGGCGGAAGTTCTCATATATAAGAGAGATACCTTCTTTAGCACCTTTGACAGACTTGCGGGTATGGCAATAGCGGACTATTATCATGGGGTTGACGTAGTTACCTCCCCCGGCTATAGGTGGGGTACCACAATACTGCCAGGACAGAAAATAACCGTAGATCACATATACGACTTTACAGCGATAACGTATCCTAACGTTTACGTCATGAAAAGGACAGGTGAACAGTTGAAAGCTGTATGGGAAGATGTAGCTGACAACGTTTTCAATCCAGATCCCTTCTATCAGCAAGGTGGGGATATGTCAAGGCTTTACGGCGTTGAGTACGAGATAGAGATAGGGGCAAAACAGGGGCAGAGAATAAAAAGGGCTTGGATAAAAGGAAAGGAACTTGATCCTAAAAAGGAGTATCTTGTAGCTGTCTACGGTGGACCCACACCACCACCAGAAACCTTACTTCCAGATGTAAAACCTGTTCCGGTTTATGACATCATCATAGACTACGTGAGAAAAAAGAGGAATATATACGTTGATCCCAAACCCAACGTAAAAGTTCTTGACGCTAAATACACCTCACCAATAGAAGGTTTTGGTAAATATATGTTAAGGAGGTGA